GCCGCCGAGGCGATCCCGCCCCTCCGGAGCTTCGCCCCCAGATCCCGGAGGAGGAGGATCGAGAAGACGATGAGGGCGATCCCCATCCCTCCCTTGAGGAGCCGGTCGCTCGCCGCCATCAGGACCTCGGCGCCGATGGGAACGCCTGCGAGCCCCGCCACCAGGAGGGGCCACGCCGCCACCAGGTCGCCCCCCAGCCTCCGCCCCTCCCTTCCGAGGATCATGAGGTAGATCAGGACCTCGTAGACCATGATGAAGGGGACGGCGTACTTCGCCCCCAGGAGGATCGAACGGAGGGGTACGGCCAGGAGGGCGGAGCCGAAGCCGGTCAGGGTCCTGACGAGCATGGCGGCGAAGATGATGAGAAAGATCGGGATCCCTGGGAACGGGTCGATCATGGTCCAGTGGATAATTGTATTGGCCCATTTAATCCTATCAGCACAAGGAGGATAAACGCTGAGATCACAGAAGACCTTCCTCTGAACATCTTCGGATTCATCAGCCATAACCTCTGGCCACATTCCAAGACCCTACCATCTCAGGCCCTATTCATTGATGCTGACTCAGGTCTCAGCTATCTTTCTATCATGGCAGGGATTTCTGGAGTACCGAACCTGTGTAGTTCCGAACCGACAAAGCCTAAATAGGACGTTATCAATGCCCTACCCGTTGTTGGAGGACTAGGATGATCTCTGAGGTGGCAGGACAATACGACGCAAAAGAGGTAGAGGGAAGGGTCCGGAAGTTCTGGGAAGATCGCGGCATCTACGCCCTGGCCAGAACCACGAGGGCCGGCGGCAGAAAGTTCTTCTTCGTCGACGGGCCGCCCTACACCACCGGGAGGATCCACCTCGGGACCGCCTGGAACAAGATCATCAAGGACTCCATCCTCCGCTACAAGTCGATGAACGGCTTCGAGATCAAGGACCGGGCGGGCTGGGACATGCACGGCCTCCCCATCGAGGTGAAGGTGGAGGAGCACCTCGGCTTCAAGAGCAAGAAGGAGATCGAGATCTACGGCGTCGACCGTTTCATCGACAAGTGCAAGGAGTTCGCCCTCAGCCAGAAGGACCAGATGACAGAGCAGTTCAGGACCCTGGGGGCCTGGCTCGACTGGGAGGACCCCTACATGACCCTCAAGGACGAGTACCTGGAGGCAGCGTGGTGGACCCTCAAGAGGGCGAACGAACGGGGGCTTCTGGAGCGGGGGTTCCGGGTAGTCAACTGGTGCCCCCGCTGCGAGACCGCCATCGCCGACGCCGAGGTGGAGTACTGGGAGGAGACCGACCCCTCCATCTACGTCAAGTTTCCTGTCGTCGGGGAAGAGAAGACCTTCATGATGATCTGGACGACGACGCCGTGGACGATACCCGCCAACGTCGGCGTCGCCGTCCACCCCGACTTCGAGTACTCCCGGGTCCGGGCCTGGAAGGACGACCCCGACGGGGCCGAGGTCCTGATCATAGCTTCGCCCCTCGTCGAGGGCGTCCTCCGGGAGGGGCGGTATAAGGGGTACGAGATCCTGGACCGGTTAGGAGGGGCGGAGCTTGAGGGGCTCGAATACGAGCACCCCCTCGCCGACCTGATCCCCGCCCAGGGGGATATCGTCCACAAGATACACCTCGCCGACTTCGTCACCGCCGAGAACACCGGGTCGGTTCACATAGCTCCCGGCCACGGCCTCGAGGACTTCGAGCTGGGGGTCGCCGAGGGTATGCCCATCTTCTGCCCTGTGGGGGAGGACGGCCGCTACACCGCCGAGGCCGGGGAGAAGTACGCCGGAAAGTACGTCCGGGCCGCAAACGAGGAGGTGAACGAGGACCTCGCCGGCCGGGGCCTCCTCCTCGCCGAAGGGGAGATCTCCCACAGGTACGGCCACTGCTGGAGGTGCAAGACCCCCATCATCTTCATCGCCACCCCTCAGTGGTTCCTGAAGATCTCGGACCTCCGGGAGGATATGCTCCAGGAGATAGCGAAAGTGAAGTGGTACCCCGACTGGGCGGGCTCCGCCCGGTTCAGGGACTGGATCAGTGGCGCCCGGGACTGGTGCATCTCAAGGCAGAGGTACTGGGGGATACCCCTTCCCATCTGGATCTGCGAGACCTGCGGCGAGATGGAGGTGATCGGCTCGATGGAGGAGCTCCACCAGAGGAGCGGCTCCGTGGTCAGCGAGCTCCACCGCCCCGCCGTCGATCTGGTGACGATAAAATGCACCTGCGGCGGCGAGATGAGGAGGGTCCCCGACGTCTTCGACGTCTGGTTTGACAGCGCCGTCGCCTCCTGGGCGACCCTCAACTACCCCCGGGACAGAAGGCAGCTGGAAGAGTGGTGGCCCGCGGACTTCATCACCGAGGGGCACGACCAGACTCGGGGCTGGTTCTACTCCCAGCTGGGGGCGAGCATGGTCTCCTTCGGGGTCGCCCCCTACAGGTCCGTTCTTATGCACGGCTTCACCCTCGACGACAAGGGCAAAAAGATGAGCAAGAGCATCGGGAACGTAGTCCAGCCCGAAGAGGTCGTCGGCAAGTTCGGGGCCGACACCCTCCGGCTCTACGTCCTCTCCTCCAACGCCCCCTGGGAGGACATCCACTTCAGCTGGGAGGAGGTGGCGAACACCAACAGGATGCTGAACATCCTCTGGAACGCCTATCGTTTTCCCCTGCCTTACATGGTCCTCGACGGCTTCGATCCCATGAGGGCGACCCTGGAGAGCCGCCTCGACGACCTGAGGCCTGAGGACCGGTGGATCCTATCGAGGGCGAACTCCATGGCGGCGGAGGTAGAGGCGGGGATGGAGACCTACCAGCTCCACCGGGCGACCCGGGCCCTGGCGGATTTCGTCCTGGAGGACCTCTCCCGGTGGTACATCCAGCTCGTCCGCCCCCGGACCTGGATCGAGACCGACGACCCCGACAAGCTCGCCGCCTACGCCACCATCATGGAGGTGATGGCGACCCTGGCGAAGCTCCTCGCCCCCTTCGCCCCCTTCACAGCCGAGACGATATACCAGAACCTGGTGAGGGGGACCGACCCTGGGGCACCGGAGTCGGTCCACCTCCACGACTGGCACCGCCCCCGCCACGACCTCATCGACGAGGGGCTGGAGAGGGAGATGGGGCTGGTCCGGGAGGTCGTCGAGGCGGTCTCCAACGCCCGGCAGAAGGGAGGCCGGAAGCTGAGGTGGCCGGTCTCGGAGGTCGTCATCTCCCCCCAGCGGGAGATCCCGGACCTGAAGGACCTCCTGGGGGTCCTCAAGAGCCAGACCAACTCCAAGGAGGTGACGGTGATGGCCGTCGGCGGAAAGCCCCCCATGGAGGTTGCCCTAAACCCTGTCCCCAAGAAGATCGGCCCCGCCTTCAAGGGCGACGCCCAGAAGGTGATCGCCGCCCTCAAGGAGGCGGATCCGGCGATGGTGAAGGCGGGGATCGAGGCCGGGGAGGGCAGGGTCGGTCCCTACGTCATCCTCCCCGAGATGGTGGAGTTCATGGAGAAGGTCCCCGAGAACCTGGTGGCGGCGGAGTTCTCCAGCGGGACCGTCTACGTCGACGTCACCCTCACCCCGGAGCTGAAGGCCGAGGGTTACGGGAGGGAGGTGATCAGGAGGATCCAGGAGATGAGAAAGGAGCTGGACCTCCGGGTCGATGAGAAGATCGTGGCCGCCGTCAGGGTGGAGGACGAGGAGGTCCTCCGGCTCGTCGAGGCGATGAGAGACCACATCGCAGGCGAGGTGAGGGCTCGACGGCTGGAGCTCGGCTCGGCCCTGGAGGTCCGGGGCTCTCTTGTCAAGGAATGGTCGGTAGAGGACGTGGCGATGACCATGGGGGTCACCCGCAGCAGTTAATATATAAGATGAGTGGGAGAGGGGATGGCATGGAAGAGCCGTCGCCTCTCCTGAAGGTGAGGGTGAAGGGGGTCTACGCCCTCCATGCCGGCGCCGACCTGGTCGCCCCCGTCGTCCTCCTGGAGGACGAGGCCTCGAGAATCGTTCCCGTCTTCGTCGGCCTATCGGAGGCGATCTCCATATATTCGGCATTATCCGGGGCGGTCTCTCCTCGGCCCACCACCCACGACCTCTTCATCTCCACCCTGGAGAGCCTCGGGGCGAGGATCGCCGGGGTGGTCATCGACGACCTGGAGGGCGGAGTATACTACGCCCGCCTATCCGTCTCCATCGACTCCGGCGTCCGGGAGGTGGACGCCAGGCCCAGCGACGGGATGGCCCTCGCCCTCCGGGCCAAAGCCCCCATCGCCATCCAGGAGAGGGTGGCGGTCCAATCCGCCATGGAGAGGAAGGACCTGGAGAAGTTGAAGGGGATCGAGAACTATCTGTAACCCTCCCCGGGCGGATCGGAGCGGCATTAAGAGACCGGCATAAAATCATCTTTTTGTAGCCCCCGCTGGTGTGATCGAACGGAAGATGGCGATTTGTTTAGCTATTTTAATTCTCTAATAAAAATCATGGGAAAACGTTTAATACCATCCGCCGAGAAGATTTAATGGTCCTCTCCAGGAGAGGACCTTTTGGACAATGGGCAAAATAAAGATGGGTTAGCACGTCCAGCCTTGAAATACTGGCGAAGATGAAGATCGCGACCTAGAGTGAAGGGGGTACATCTTGCCGAGGGATAAGGGAGGGGATCGTGTATGGCCGTATTTGAGGGAAGACCATGAGGCGTCAATCAACCATCTGCCTGACCTGCTTTCTGCTGGTCTGTAGCTTTAGCATTCTTCCATTCTTCTCATCCGCCCTGGCCCAGGGGAGCGGCCAGGGAGAGACCGTCATAAGGTGGCAGTACCGTCCGGAAGAGCCGATCATCCAGGTGGGCCTCGGGGGAGAGATCCTCCCGATGGGTGCCCAGAACCTGACCCAATCGATCAGGATACCAGGCCTTGAGAACAGGATCATCCCCGGAGAGCCGGTGGTCCCCTTCAGAACGGCGAGGATACTCGTCCCCTTCGGGGAGGAGATCCAGGAGATAAAGGTCCTGCCGGGGGAGAAGAAGAACCTCGGCAAGATCCTGATCGAGCCCGGCCAGGACCCCCTCCCCATCAGCTTCTCGGGGAACCGGACCGTCACCCCCCTCAACGAGAGCACCTACTCCTCCCTGGAGCCGTACCCCAGAGACGTCTTCACCGTCGCGGGGGTCCAGGAGAAACAGGGCTACAAGATCCTATTGATTAACCTTTATCCGATCATGTACATCCCCAAGACGAAGGACACCTACTACTTCGGCACCTTCGACGTGGAGGTGAAGACGGCTCCCCTCGGGACCCTCGATCGGGGGCTCTTCAGGGGTTCTGAGGCGGACGGAGCTCATATAGCCCGGCTCGTCGAAAACCCTGCCGAGGTCGGGTCCTACGCCAGCGATCTCGCCGCTACGGGGGCCTCTCCTCTCCTGGACGGTGATTATGATTATCTGATAATTACGAATCGGGGTCTCAAGAACGCCCCCGTCCCCTACAACTTCACAGACCTCGTCCGTTGGAAGAGCTCGAAGGGGGTAGCCTCTACCATCGTCACCGTTGAGGATATCTACTCTGCATATACCGGCGCCGATGAGCAGGAGAAGATCAGGAACTTCATAAGGGATGCTTACCTCTACCACGGCATCACCTACGTCCTCCTGGGGGGGGATGCCGACGGAGGCAGGAAGGGTGGAGAGGGCTGGAACAGCATCGTCCCCGCCAGGGGCCTCTGGGCCTGGGACTACGAGGCGACTCCCCCGATGATCCCCTCGGACCTGTATTACGCCTGCCTCGACGGAGACTACGACTCCAACGGAAACGGCATCTACGGCGAGCCGGAAGACGGCCCAGGCGGTGGTGAGGTGGACCTGATGGCCGAGGTATACGTCGGGAGGGCCCCCGTCGACTCTTACGCCGAGCTCTCCAACTTCGTCCGAAAGACGATCGCCTACGAGTCCGTCGCCAGCGACCCGTACCTGGAGAAGGTCCTGTTGGTCGGCGAGTATCTCGGCTTCGGCGGCGTCAGCGACTGGGGAGGTAACTGCCTCGACGAGATCAAAGATGGGTCCGGGTCGAGTGGCTACAACACCACGGGGTTCCCCGAAGACTATCAGAAGTCCACCCTTTACGATCGCGATCGGAAATGGGATAAGGCCGAGCTGATGGAGCTGATCGACGGCGACGTCCACTCCTTGAACCATCTCGGCCACGCCAGCGTCGGAAGCGCCATGAAGATGAACGTCGAGGACGTCGGCCGCCTCAAGAACGACCGCCCCTTCTTCGGCTACAGCCAGGGATGCTACGCCGGGTCCTTCGACAATCGGGACCCCGACTCCGTCTACTCCCCCATCGACTCCATCCTGGAGCATTTTGTAACGGAGCCCCACGGCGCCTTCGCTTTCATAGGCAACTCTCGGTTCGGCTGGGGTAGGAGGGAGACGACGGACGGCCCCTCCCAGAGATACCACCGCCAGTTCTGGGACGCCGTCTTCGGAGAGGGGATCAGAAACATCGGCCGGGCCCTCCAGGACGCCAAGGAGGATAACCTGGGGTCCATCGACAAGACCACCGATGGAAACGTAATGAGGTTCTGCTATTACGAGATCAACCTCCTCGGCGATCCCGAGACCTCTTTACACCACCCCTTTACCGCTAGCCACAACCTGGAGGTCGCCGGGATGGACCTCCCCAGCTATACCAAGCCCGATAAGCCCATAGAGGTCAGAGCGGTCGTCAAGAACAGGGGGATCGAAGACGAGTGGAACGTCACCGTCCAGTTGGTTGAGGGGGATGCGGTCCGGGACTCGGAGGTTGTGCCTCACCTTCCCAGCGGCGGATCGGCCGAAGTGAGGCTCTCGTGGTCGGGGGCGGCGGAGGGTAGGTACATCCTGGAGGCGAGGGTTCTCCCCCAGGAGGGCGAGGAGCTGACTGAAGACAACTGGCAGGAGAGGGTG
The sequence above is drawn from the Methanothrix harundinacea 6Ac genome and encodes:
- a CDS encoding bifunctional nuclease family protein, yielding MEEPSPLLKVRVKGVYALHAGADLVAPVVLLEDEASRIVPVFVGLSEAISIYSALSGAVSPRPTTHDLFISTLESLGARIAGVVIDDLEGGVYYARLSVSIDSGVREVDARPSDGMALALRAKAPIAIQERVAVQSAMERKDLEKLKGIENYL
- the ileS gene encoding isoleucine--tRNA ligase; amino-acid sequence: MISEVAGQYDAKEVEGRVRKFWEDRGIYALARTTRAGGRKFFFVDGPPYTTGRIHLGTAWNKIIKDSILRYKSMNGFEIKDRAGWDMHGLPIEVKVEEHLGFKSKKEIEIYGVDRFIDKCKEFALSQKDQMTEQFRTLGAWLDWEDPYMTLKDEYLEAAWWTLKRANERGLLERGFRVVNWCPRCETAIADAEVEYWEETDPSIYVKFPVVGEEKTFMMIWTTTPWTIPANVGVAVHPDFEYSRVRAWKDDPDGAEVLIIASPLVEGVLREGRYKGYEILDRLGGAELEGLEYEHPLADLIPAQGDIVHKIHLADFVTAENTGSVHIAPGHGLEDFELGVAEGMPIFCPVGEDGRYTAEAGEKYAGKYVRAANEEVNEDLAGRGLLLAEGEISHRYGHCWRCKTPIIFIATPQWFLKISDLREDMLQEIAKVKWYPDWAGSARFRDWISGARDWCISRQRYWGIPLPIWICETCGEMEVIGSMEELHQRSGSVVSELHRPAVDLVTIKCTCGGEMRRVPDVFDVWFDSAVASWATLNYPRDRRQLEEWWPADFITEGHDQTRGWFYSQLGASMVSFGVAPYRSVLMHGFTLDDKGKKMSKSIGNVVQPEEVVGKFGADTLRLYVLSSNAPWEDIHFSWEEVANTNRMLNILWNAYRFPLPYMVLDGFDPMRATLESRLDDLRPEDRWILSRANSMAAEVEAGMETYQLHRATRALADFVLEDLSRWYIQLVRPRTWIETDDPDKLAAYATIMEVMATLAKLLAPFAPFTAETIYQNLVRGTDPGAPESVHLHDWHRPRHDLIDEGLEREMGLVREVVEAVSNARQKGGRKLRWPVSEVVISPQREIPDLKDLLGVLKSQTNSKEVTVMAVGGKPPMEVALNPVPKKIGPAFKGDAQKVIAALKEADPAMVKAGIEAGEGRVGPYVILPEMVEFMEKVPENLVAAEFSSGTVYVDVTLTPELKAEGYGREVIRRIQEMRKELDLRVDEKIVAAVRVEDEEVLRLVEAMRDHIAGEVRARRLELGSALEVRGSLVKEWSVEDVAMTMGVTRSS
- a CDS encoding sulfite exporter TauE/SafE family protein — its product is MIDPFPGIPIFLIIFAAMLVRTLTGFGSALLAVPLRSILLGAKYAVPFIMVYEVLIYLMILGREGRRLGGDLVAAWPLLVAGLAGVPIGAEVLMAASDRLLKGGMGIALIVFSILLLRDLGAKLRRGGIASAASGLLAGFLCGSTGLPGPPMALLLRGQGFEKGEFRRLIVLFLTAVDLFAFGYFLWAGLIDKEMINNSLFFLPAMVLGFIAGGRAFGRVDEASFRRLTLGITLAAGVLLLLTAAW
- a CDS encoding C25 family cysteine peptidase; its protein translation is MRRQSTICLTCFLLVCSFSILPFFSSALAQGSGQGETVIRWQYRPEEPIIQVGLGGEILPMGAQNLTQSIRIPGLENRIIPGEPVVPFRTARILVPFGEEIQEIKVLPGEKKNLGKILIEPGQDPLPISFSGNRTVTPLNESTYSSLEPYPRDVFTVAGVQEKQGYKILLINLYPIMYIPKTKDTYYFGTFDVEVKTAPLGTLDRGLFRGSEADGAHIARLVENPAEVGSYASDLAATGASPLLDGDYDYLIITNRGLKNAPVPYNFTDLVRWKSSKGVASTIVTVEDIYSAYTGADEQEKIRNFIRDAYLYHGITYVLLGGDADGGRKGGEGWNSIVPARGLWAWDYEATPPMIPSDLYYACLDGDYDSNGNGIYGEPEDGPGGGEVDLMAEVYVGRAPVDSYAELSNFVRKTIAYESVASDPYLEKVLLVGEYLGFGGVSDWGGNCLDEIKDGSGSSGYNTTGFPEDYQKSTLYDRDRKWDKAELMELIDGDVHSLNHLGHASVGSAMKMNVEDVGRLKNDRPFFGYSQGCYAGSFDNRDPDSVYSPIDSILEHFVTEPHGAFAFIGNSRFGWGRRETTDGPSQRYHRQFWDAVFGEGIRNIGRALQDAKEDNLGSIDKTTDGNVMRFCYYEINLLGDPETSLHHPFTASHNLEVAGMDLPSYTKPDKPIEVRAVVKNRGIEDEWNVTVQLVEGDAVRDSEVVPHLPSGGSAEVRLSWSGAAEGRYILEARVLPQEGEELTEDNWQERVVEVYSNRTLILLVDDDEGADYEGYYEEALAASGYAYAKVDRPVGESELLSFDCVIWLTGRDFTTALTGEEQRTLARFLDAGGSLFLSGQDIGYHSHASDFYRDYLQVEYVKDSTGIYVLEGVEGDSISDGMTIEISGGDGADSQYWPSEIMPITAYSTGIFRYKDGGWGAVRVGTGTYRVVYFAFGFEAINSSAERAEIMRRVLSELTGPETTSVPEYGMDGNNLSSEEPSPLRRRGGPKDGMGEVFDMDLAFKEMSLEFKELGEVNQVFEGSIFEFVDMGSRLGGEKGYV